A window of Mangifera indica cultivar Alphonso chromosome 13, CATAS_Mindica_2.1, whole genome shotgun sequence contains these coding sequences:
- the LOC123194871 gene encoding cytochrome c oxidase assembly factor 6: MAALKTYASSNPDEVHTDVLFKARESCYKTRDAFYSCLEKEADKKPTEIASVGLLYPVECKKSRDEFVENCRASWVKHFDRLYCKNKRVQRLLDDGGQTRRGQMLLPQPYTFKPPSESS; the protein is encoded by the exons ATGGCGGCACTAAAAACTTATGCATCAAGCAACCCGGATGAAGTTCACACCGACGTCCTCTTCAAAGCGAGAGAATCTTGTTACAAGACTCGCGACGCTTTCTATTCGTGTTTGGAGAAAGAAGCCGATAAGAAACCGACTGAAATCGCCTCCGTGGGCCTCTTGTACCCAGTCGAATGCAAGAAATCAAGGGATGAGTTTGTCGAGAATTGCCGAGCTTCTTGG GTGAAGCATTTCGATAGATTGTACTGTAAGAACAAGAGGGTACAGAGGCTATTGGACGATGGTGGTCAGACAAGGAGAGGTCAGATGTTGCTTCCACAGCCTTACACATTCAAGCCTCCTTCTGAATCTAGTTag